One window from the genome of Mugil cephalus isolate CIBA_MC_2020 chromosome 23, CIBA_Mcephalus_1.1, whole genome shotgun sequence encodes:
- the si:ch211-93g23.2 gene encoding uncharacterized protein si:ch211-93g23.2, producing MTRRLFEGKDHAAAYMQYRVAPQEMISIIMSYMEKRASKKFNLAVDVGCGSGQGTVLLAPHFTRVVGMDISAAQIEMAQTNSRPPNVSYRQCPAEELPFAPGEVDLLTAMTAAHWFDRPRFLLEADRVLRPGGCLALLNYTLDMELEYGDVSDALNDICKELYAALLPFRAPYLGLSSAKIYADMFNSCSYPDKEWNECLRVKRTLPVGAYVGMVETFSPYQVLKKKDPAEAERLSKDVITKLLSAMKVSSPDTEVTVVVKYFYWLACKP from the exons ATGACTCGACGACTGTTCGAGGGTAAAGATCACGCAGCTGCATACATGCAGTACAGAGTGGCACCCCAAGAAATGATCAGCATCATCATGAGCTACATGGAGAAAAGG GCATCCAAAAAGTTTAACCTCGCAGTGGATGTGGGCTGCGGGTCGGGGCAGGGGACGGTCCTCCTGGCTCCACACTTCACCAGGGTGGTGGGAATGGACATCAGCGCCGCCCAGATAGAGATGGCCCAAACCAATAGCAGACCTCCTAATGTTTCCTACAG ACAGTGTCCGGCAGAGGAGCTCCCTTTCGCACCCGGGGAGGTGGACCTCCTCACGGCGATGACGGCGGCCCACTGGTTCGATCGCCCGCGGTTCCTCCTGGAGGCGGACCGGGTGCTGAGGCCTGGAGGGTGCCTGGCGCTGCTGAACTACACCTTAGACATGGAGCTGGAGTACGGGGACGTCTCCGATGCTCTGAACGACATCTGCAAAGAG CTGTACGCTGCCCTGTTGCCCTTCCGAGCTCCTTACCTGGGATTGAGCTCTGCAAAGATCTACGCAGACATGTTCAACTCCTGCTCCTACCCGGACAAAGAATG GAATGAGTGTCTGCGGGTGAAAAGGACCCTGCCAGTGGGTGCATACGTAGGCATGGTTGAGACCTTCTCCCCCTACCAGGTACTAAAGAAAAAGGACCCCGCTGAGGCCGAACGCCTCTCAAAGGACGTCATAACCAA GTTGCTGTCTGCCATGAAGGTCTCTTCTCCTGACACGGAAGTTACGGTGGTTGTGAAGTACTTTTACTGGCTGGCATGCAAACCTTGA
- the LOC125000599 gene encoding receptor activity-modifying protein 1-like, with protein MAPESASLLRAGLVLLMAAQVLPCVSGCGRGLYEKLISELCLDKFKLDMRGLDRGLWCSWLDTMEIYEGLTNCTFQVALRMDCFWPNQIVDHFFMQIHQVYFHDCALTGRLIHDPPIGIVAPFIAVPVLITLVMTALVVWRSKRTEGVL; from the exons ATGGCACCGGAGAGCGCGTCACTCCTGAGAGCGGGGCTTGTGTTGCTGATGGCAG ctcAAGTTCTTCCATGCGTGTCCGGATGCGGCAGAGGTTTATACGAGAAGCTGATCAGCGAACTCTGCTTGGATAAGTTCAAATTGGACATGAGGGGACTGGATCGAGGATTGTGGTGCAGCTGGCTGGACACGATGGA GATCTACGAGGGCCTGACAAACTGCACCTTCCAGGTGGCCTTGAGGATGGACTGCTTCTGGCCCAATCAGATAGTCGACCACTTCTTCATGCAGATCCACCAGGTCTACTTCCACGACTGCGCTCTGACCGGGCGACTCATTCACGACCCGCCCATCGGCATCGTCGCACCTTTCATAGCCGTGCCAGTGCTGATCACGTTGGTCATGACCGCCTTAGTGGTGTGGAGGAGTAAACGCACAGAGGGGGTGCTATAG